GGGACGACCTCAGCGGTCGCCCGCCAACCACCTGAGGCCGGTCTCGCGCTCGCGGCGCAGGCCGCTGCCGAGGATCTTGCCGATCAGCCCCTCGAGCTTGCCGCCGACCAGCGGGATGTTGACCTTGACCTCGGCGTCGAACAGCTCGGTGCTGGTGCCGTCACCGTTGTCGACCAGCGTGATGCGGCCGCGCAGGTGGCCGGGCTTGCCCGGGATGGAGATGTCCAGCCTCGCGGCGTCGGCGGAGGTCCACTCCTCGTGCTGCACGGTCTCCACCGAGTCGCCGATCACCTTGCGCGCGGCACCGGGGGCGTCGCTGGTGTCCTGGCGCTGCCGGACCTCGACGGTCGAGGGCGGCTCGGAGGAGGAGACGCTCACGCTGTGGCTCAAGGCGTCCTGGGAGGCGCACACCGCCTCGCGGAAGGCCGGGTCGAGCAGCATCGCGAGGACCTCGGAGGCCGGGGCGGGGTAGTCGTGGACGCGCTCGAACTTCACGCGCGCTCTCCCTTGTCACCACGGAGCCACGCGACGCCGGCGGCCGCCTCCTTCTCGCGGCCCTGGACGAACAGGTCGCCCATCACCTTCTCGAGCTTGCCGCCGATGAGGGGGACCGAGACCTTGCACTCGCCCTCGAACTGCTGGGTGGTGCGGCCCCCGATCTCGCTGAGGCGGTAGCCGCCGGTGACCCGGGTCGGCTTGCCCGGGGTCGTGATCTCCAGGTGCGAGCTGGCCTGGCTGTCCCAGGTCTCCACCACGACGGCCTGCGTGGTCTCCCCGGCGAACTTCGTCGCGAACGACGGCACGCCCTGGACGGGCTGCACCTGGTCCATGCGCACCTGGGTGACCTCGTCCTGCTGGGTGACGTCGACCTTCACCTCGATCACCCCCGAGGCCTTGGCGGCGTGCTCCCGGAAGGCGGGATCGGTGAGCATGGCGAACACCTCGGCCAGCGGGGCGTCGTACGTCGTCGTGTGGCTGAGCTTCATGGCTCGCATCCTGCCGCATCCGCGACGCGGCACGTCGCAGATGGGGTGGTTGGCAGCGGATCGGAGGCGCAATAGTGTCGAAGACGTGCCCACCACCAAGTCCGCAGACCCCAAGGACGAGCTGATCGTGAAGGCCGCCGCGACGGCCAGTGGCAAGAAGGGGACGGGCACGCCGCCCAGAGCGGCCCTGGAGGCGCTGCTGAGGCAGTACTGGCGCCACGTCGCCTTCGAGGACCTCGGCGAGCGCGCCGACACCGACGTGCTGGGGGCGGCCCTGAGCCACTACCGCCTGGCGGAGAGGCGGCTTCCCGGCGTCGCCAACGTGCGCGCGTTCACCCCGACCGTGGCGGAGCACGGCTGGTCGGCGGGCGGGCACACGGTCGTCGAGGTGGTCACCGACGACATGTCGTTCCTGGTCGACTCGGTGACGATGGAGCTCAACGACGAAGGGCGGGGGGTGCACCTGGTCGTCCACCCGCAGCTCATCGTGCGCCGCACGCTCACCGGCGAGCTGGTCGAGGTGATCGAGGACGAGTCGACCCAGGTCGAGTCCGAGCACGACGTGCTGCGCGAGTCGTGGATGCACGTCGAGATCGACCGCGACGCCAGCCAGGCCGAGCTGGACCGCACTGTCTCGCGCCTGCAGAAGGTGCTCAGCGACGTGCGCGAGTCCGTCGAGGACTGGGAGAAGATGCGCCAGCAGGTGCTCGACGTGATCGACGACCTGCGGGCGCAGCCGCCCGCCTCGCTCCCGCAGTACGAGGTCGAGCAGGGCATCGACCTGCTCAGCTGGCTGGCCGACGACCACTTCACGTTCCTCGGCTACCGCGAGTACCTCCTCGGCGAGGAGGCCGGCGAGGAGGTGCTGCGCGCGGTCACCGGGACCGGGCTCGGCATCCTGCGTGCCGACCAGACGATGTCGACGTCCTTCGGCAAGATGCCGCCCCTGGTGCGGGAGAAGGCGCGCGAGCTCAAGCTCCTGGTGCTGGCCAAGGCCAACTCCAAGTCGACGGTCCACCGGCCCGCCTACCTCGACTACGTCGGGGTCAAGACCTTCGACGAGTCGGGCGCGGTCGTGGGGGAGCGGCGCTTCCTCGGCCTCTACTCCTCCACGGCCTACACCGAGTCCCTCACGCGCATCCCGCTGCTGCGGGAGAAGGCCTACGCCGTCATCGAGTCCGCCGGAGTCGAGCGCGCCAGCCACACCGGCAAGGCGCTCATGGACGTGCTGGAGAACTACCCGCGCGACGAGCTCTTCCAGACCCCGCTCGAGGACCTCCAGCCG
This genomic window from Nocardioides marmoribigeumensis contains:
- a CDS encoding DUF2505 domain-containing protein encodes the protein MKFERVHDYPAPASEVLAMLLDPAFREAVCASQDALSHSVSVSSSEPPSTVEVRQRQDTSDAPGAARKVIGDSVETVQHEEWTSADAARLDISIPGKPGHLRGRITLVDNGDGTSTELFDAEVKVNIPLVGGKLEGLIGKILGSGLRRERETGLRWLAGDR
- a CDS encoding DUF2505 domain-containing protein, whose amino-acid sequence is MKLSHTTTYDAPLAEVFAMLTDPAFREHAAKASGVIEVKVDVTQQDEVTQVRMDQVQPVQGVPSFATKFAGETTQAVVVETWDSQASSHLEITTPGKPTRVTGGYRLSEIGGRTTQQFEGECKVSVPLIGGKLEKVMGDLFVQGREKEAAAGVAWLRGDKGERA